The proteins below come from a single Hemitrygon akajei chromosome 2, sHemAka1.3, whole genome shotgun sequence genomic window:
- the qng1 gene encoding queuosine 5'-phosphate N-glycosylase/hydrolase isoform X1 → MESKLLPKEAGKFIAENSKDVYTVEDGVKKVAEMLLEKRNTKEFDPTGWKVLHDLNPQTMNEESINWVFVTDTLNFSFWSENDDDKCLVKYKGKLHSGFWSLCAAINRALDEAIPITSASYFANITLQQLKYVLRSDTDTPMPMIEERLRVLKEAGSILLEKFDGSFLNCIKKSENNAQKLLQLVVENFPSYRDEAMFQGKKVAFYKRAQILVADIWGLLEGKGYGLFHDIASLSMFADYRIPQALVYFGAMKYSQELMEKLKQGVLFHSGDREEVEIRGCSIWCIELIMHHIRELGAQKKCVDKEINSVLVDYYLWDYARDHRKDMADIPIHRVRCIYY, encoded by the exons ATGGAGTCGAAACTGCTGCCTAAGGAAGCTGGAAAATTTATAGCTGAAAACAGTAAAGATGTCTATACTGTAGAAGATGGAGTCAAAAAGGTTGCAGAAATGCTCTTGGAAAAGAGGAATACAAAGGAATTTGATCCAACAGGATGGAAGGTGCTTCATGATCTGAATCCACAAACAATGAATGAGGAGTCCATTAACTGGGTATTTGTTACAGACACCCTCAATTTTTCATTTTGGTCTGAAAATGATGATGACAAGTGTTTGGTTAAGTACAAAGGCAAACTGCATAGTGGCTTTTGGTCACTTTGTGCTGCTATTAACAGAGCATTAGATGAAG CAATTCCGATCACCAGTGCATCATATTTTGCTAACATAACCCTTCAGCAACTGAAGTATGTGTTGCGTTCGGATACTGATACACCAATGCCAATGATTGAAGAGCGtctcagagtgcttaaggaagctGGAAGCATTTTGCTGGAGAAGTTTGATGGTTCCTTCCTTAACTGCATTAAGAAGAGTGAGAATAATGCCCAGAAGCTGCTACAGCTTGTGGTGGAGAACTTCCCTTCATACAGAGATGAGGCCATGTTTCAG GGGAAAAAAGTTGCATTTTATAAAAGAGCACAGATCCTCGTAGCAGACATCTGGGGTCTTCTAGAAGGAAAGGGGTATGGTTTATTTCATGACATTGCCAGTCTGTCAATGTTTGCAGACTACCGAATCCCTCAGGCACTTGTCTATTTTGGAGCAATGAAGTATTCACAAGAACTCATGGAAAAACTCAAACAAG GTGTGCTCTTCCACTCCGgggacagagaggaggtggaaatcAGAGGTTGCTCTATTTGGTGCATTGAGTTAATAATGCATCACATCCGAGAACTTGGAGCACAAAAGAAATGTGTGGATAAAGAGATCAATTCTGTTCTCGTTGATTACTACCTGTGGGATTATGCAAGAGATCACCGAAAAGATATGGCAGATATTCCTATCCATCGTGTCCGATGCATCTACTACTAG
- the qng1 gene encoding queuosine 5'-phosphate N-glycosylase/hydrolase isoform X2: MPMIEERLRVLKEAGSILLEKFDGSFLNCIKKSENNAQKLLQLVVENFPSYRDEAMFQGKKVAFYKRAQILVADIWGLLEGKGYGLFHDIASLSMFADYRIPQALVYFGAMKYSQELMEKLKQGVLFHSGDREEVEIRGCSIWCIELIMHHIRELGAQKKCVDKEINSVLVDYYLWDYARDHRKDMADIPIHRVRCIYY, from the exons ATGCCAATGATTGAAGAGCGtctcagagtgcttaaggaagctGGAAGCATTTTGCTGGAGAAGTTTGATGGTTCCTTCCTTAACTGCATTAAGAAGAGTGAGAATAATGCCCAGAAGCTGCTACAGCTTGTGGTGGAGAACTTCCCTTCATACAGAGATGAGGCCATGTTTCAG GGGAAAAAAGTTGCATTTTATAAAAGAGCACAGATCCTCGTAGCAGACATCTGGGGTCTTCTAGAAGGAAAGGGGTATGGTTTATTTCATGACATTGCCAGTCTGTCAATGTTTGCAGACTACCGAATCCCTCAGGCACTTGTCTATTTTGGAGCAATGAAGTATTCACAAGAACTCATGGAAAAACTCAAACAAG GTGTGCTCTTCCACTCCGgggacagagaggaggtggaaatcAGAGGTTGCTCTATTTGGTGCATTGAGTTAATAATGCATCACATCCGAGAACTTGGAGCACAAAAGAAATGTGTGGATAAAGAGATCAATTCTGTTCTCGTTGATTACTACCTGTGGGATTATGCAAGAGATCACCGAAAAGATATGGCAGATATTCCTATCCATCGTGTCCGATGCATCTACTACTAG
- the hnrnpk gene encoding heterogeneous nuclear ribonucleoprotein K isoform X4, translating into METDQQDIKYNSPETNGKRPAEDHDGEQAFKRSRNNDQCVELRLLLQSKNAGAVIGKGGKNIKSLRTDYNASVSVPDSSGPERILSINADIETIGDILSKIIPTLEETLQYQHYKGKDFDCELRMLVHQSQAGSIIGVKGVKIKELRESTQTTIKLFQECCPHSTDRVVLLGGKPDRVVECIKIILGLLAESPVKGRAQPYDPNFYDETYDYGGFTMMFDDRGRRPMPFQMRGRGGPHPPSPGYERRGPMGMPNRGGRPMPPPRRDAYDDMSPPTRRGPPPMPRTGRGGRGGGRVLPPPPPPRGDLALYGRNRMADRYDGMGGSGYGGRGGYGDLGGPIITTQVTIPKDLAGSIIGKGGQRIKQIRHESGASIKIDEPLEGSEDRIITITGTQDQIQNAQYLLQNSAATAAALRP; encoded by the exons ATGGAGACTGATCAGCAAGATATCAAGTATAACAGCCCAGAGACCAACG GCAAGCGTCCTGCTGAGGACCATGATGGAGAGCAAGCTTTTAAGAGGTCTCGGAATAATGACCAATGTGTGGAACTTCGACTTCTCTTGCAGAGCAAG aATGCTGGAGCTGTGATTGGGAAAGGTGGCAAAAATATCAAGTCATTGCGCACAGAC TACAATGCCAGTGTATCAGTCCCAGACAGCAGTGGCCCCGAGCG CATATTGAGTATAAATGCAGATATTGAGACAATTGGTGACATATTATCGAAGATCATCCCAACTTTGGAAGAG ACCTTACAGTACCAGCACTATAAAGGAAAAGACTTTGACTGTGAACTGAGGATGTTGGTTCATCAAAGCCAAGCTGGAAGCATTATTGGTGTCAAAGGAGTAAAGATAAAGGAACTCAGAGAA AGCACACAGACAACAATTAAATTGTTTCAAGAATGTTGTCCTCATTCAACTGATAGAGTAGTTCTCCTTGGTGGAAAGCCTGATAGAGTGGTTGAATGCATCAAGATTATACTGGGCTTATTGGCAGAG TCTCCTGTCAAAGGACGTGCTCAGCCATATGATCCAAATTTCTATGATGAAACCTATGATTATGGTGGCTTTACAATGATGTTTGATGACAGAGGAAGGCGTCCAATGCCTTTTCAAATGCGTGGCAGGGGTGGACCCCATCCTCCTTCGCCTGGATATGAGCGTAGGGGTCCCATGGGAATGCCAAACAGGGGTGGTAGGCCCATGCCCCCACCCAGAAGAGATGCTTATGATGACATGAGTCCACCAACCCGTAGGGGACCTCCACCTATGCCACGCACAGGAAGAGGTGGCAGAGGTGGGGGCCGTGTCCTcccacctccacctccacccAGAGG TGACCTTGCTCTCTATGGCAGGAACAGAATGGCTGACCGATATGATGGCATG GGTGGTTCCGGATATG GTGGCCGTGGCGGATATGGAGATTTGGGAGGGCCAATCATCACTACACAAGTCACAATTCCCAAAGAT TTGGCTGGTTCTATAATTGGCAAAGGAGGTCAGAGAATTAAACAGATTCGTCATGAATCAGGAGCATCCATCAAGATTGATGAGCCACTTGAAGGCTCTGAGGATCGCATAATCACCATTACAGGCACACAGGACCAGATCCAGAATGCACAATATCTGCTGCAAAACAG TGCAGCTACAGCAGCCGCTTTGCGCCCTTAA
- the hnrnpk gene encoding heterogeneous nuclear ribonucleoprotein K isoform X5, with the protein METDQQDIKYNSPETNGKRPAEDHDGEQAFKRSRNNDQCVELRLLLQSKNAGAVIGKGGKNIKSLRTDYNASVSVPDSSGPERILSINADIETIGDILSKIIPTLEEYQHYKGKDFDCELRMLVHQSQAGSIIGVKGVKIKELRESTQTTIKLFQECCPHSTDRVVLLGGKPDRVVECIKIILGLLAESPVKGRAQPYDPNFYDETYDYGGFTMMFDDRGRRPMPFQMRGRGGPHPPSPGYERRGPMGMPNRGGRPMPPPRRDAYDDMSPPTRRGPPPMPRTGRGGRGGGRVLPPPPPPRGDLALYGRNRMADRYDGMGGSGYGGRGGYGDLGGPIITTQVTIPKDLAGSIIGKGGQRIKQIRHESGASIKIDEPLEGSEDRIITITGTQDQIQNAQYLLQNSAATAAALRP; encoded by the exons ATGGAGACTGATCAGCAAGATATCAAGTATAACAGCCCAGAGACCAACG GCAAGCGTCCTGCTGAGGACCATGATGGAGAGCAAGCTTTTAAGAGGTCTCGGAATAATGACCAATGTGTGGAACTTCGACTTCTCTTGCAGAGCAAG aATGCTGGAGCTGTGATTGGGAAAGGTGGCAAAAATATCAAGTCATTGCGCACAGAC TACAATGCCAGTGTATCAGTCCCAGACAGCAGTGGCCCCGAGCG CATATTGAGTATAAATGCAGATATTGAGACAATTGGTGACATATTATCGAAGATCATCCCAACTTTGGAAGAG TACCAGCACTATAAAGGAAAAGACTTTGACTGTGAACTGAGGATGTTGGTTCATCAAAGCCAAGCTGGAAGCATTATTGGTGTCAAAGGAGTAAAGATAAAGGAACTCAGAGAA AGCACACAGACAACAATTAAATTGTTTCAAGAATGTTGTCCTCATTCAACTGATAGAGTAGTTCTCCTTGGTGGAAAGCCTGATAGAGTGGTTGAATGCATCAAGATTATACTGGGCTTATTGGCAGAG TCTCCTGTCAAAGGACGTGCTCAGCCATATGATCCAAATTTCTATGATGAAACCTATGATTATGGTGGCTTTACAATGATGTTTGATGACAGAGGAAGGCGTCCAATGCCTTTTCAAATGCGTGGCAGGGGTGGACCCCATCCTCCTTCGCCTGGATATGAGCGTAGGGGTCCCATGGGAATGCCAAACAGGGGTGGTAGGCCCATGCCCCCACCCAGAAGAGATGCTTATGATGACATGAGTCCACCAACCCGTAGGGGACCTCCACCTATGCCACGCACAGGAAGAGGTGGCAGAGGTGGGGGCCGTGTCCTcccacctccacctccacccAGAGG TGACCTTGCTCTCTATGGCAGGAACAGAATGGCTGACCGATATGATGGCATG GGTGGTTCCGGATATG GTGGCCGTGGCGGATATGGAGATTTGGGAGGGCCAATCATCACTACACAAGTCACAATTCCCAAAGAT TTGGCTGGTTCTATAATTGGCAAAGGAGGTCAGAGAATTAAACAGATTCGTCATGAATCAGGAGCATCCATCAAGATTGATGAGCCACTTGAAGGCTCTGAGGATCGCATAATCACCATTACAGGCACACAGGACCAGATCCAGAATGCACAATATCTGCTGCAAAACAG TGCAGCTACAGCAGCCGCTTTGCGCCCTTAA
- the hnrnpk gene encoding heterogeneous nuclear ribonucleoprotein K isoform X2: protein METDQQDIKYNSPETNGSSLSPGSCKRPAEDHDGEQAFKRSRNNDQCVELRLLLQSKNAGAVIGKGGKNIKSLRTDYNASVSVPDSSGPERILSINADIETIGDILSKIIPTLEEYQHYKGKDFDCELRMLVHQSQAGSIIGVKGVKIKELRESTQTTIKLFQECCPHSTDRVVLLGGKPDRVVECIKIILGLLAESPVKGRAQPYDPNFYDETYDYGGFTMMFDDRGRRPMPFQMRGRGGPHPPSPGYERRGPMGMPNRGGRPMPPPRRDAYDDMSPPTRRGPPPMPRTGRGGRGGGRVLPPPPPPRGDLALYGRNRMADRYDGMGGSGYGGRGGYGDLGGPIITTQVTIPKDLAGSIIGKGGQRIKQIRHESGASIKIDEPLEGSEDRIITITGTQDQIQNAQYLLQNSAATAAALRP from the exons ATGGAGACTGATCAGCAAGATATCAAGTATAACAGCCCAGAGACCAACGGTAGTAGTCTTAGCCCTGGTTCTT GCAAGCGTCCTGCTGAGGACCATGATGGAGAGCAAGCTTTTAAGAGGTCTCGGAATAATGACCAATGTGTGGAACTTCGACTTCTCTTGCAGAGCAAG aATGCTGGAGCTGTGATTGGGAAAGGTGGCAAAAATATCAAGTCATTGCGCACAGAC TACAATGCCAGTGTATCAGTCCCAGACAGCAGTGGCCCCGAGCG CATATTGAGTATAAATGCAGATATTGAGACAATTGGTGACATATTATCGAAGATCATCCCAACTTTGGAAGAG TACCAGCACTATAAAGGAAAAGACTTTGACTGTGAACTGAGGATGTTGGTTCATCAAAGCCAAGCTGGAAGCATTATTGGTGTCAAAGGAGTAAAGATAAAGGAACTCAGAGAA AGCACACAGACAACAATTAAATTGTTTCAAGAATGTTGTCCTCATTCAACTGATAGAGTAGTTCTCCTTGGTGGAAAGCCTGATAGAGTGGTTGAATGCATCAAGATTATACTGGGCTTATTGGCAGAG TCTCCTGTCAAAGGACGTGCTCAGCCATATGATCCAAATTTCTATGATGAAACCTATGATTATGGTGGCTTTACAATGATGTTTGATGACAGAGGAAGGCGTCCAATGCCTTTTCAAATGCGTGGCAGGGGTGGACCCCATCCTCCTTCGCCTGGATATGAGCGTAGGGGTCCCATGGGAATGCCAAACAGGGGTGGTAGGCCCATGCCCCCACCCAGAAGAGATGCTTATGATGACATGAGTCCACCAACCCGTAGGGGACCTCCACCTATGCCACGCACAGGAAGAGGTGGCAGAGGTGGGGGCCGTGTCCTcccacctccacctccacccAGAGG TGACCTTGCTCTCTATGGCAGGAACAGAATGGCTGACCGATATGATGGCATG GGTGGTTCCGGATATG GTGGCCGTGGCGGATATGGAGATTTGGGAGGGCCAATCATCACTACACAAGTCACAATTCCCAAAGAT TTGGCTGGTTCTATAATTGGCAAAGGAGGTCAGAGAATTAAACAGATTCGTCATGAATCAGGAGCATCCATCAAGATTGATGAGCCACTTGAAGGCTCTGAGGATCGCATAATCACCATTACAGGCACACAGGACCAGATCCAGAATGCACAATATCTGCTGCAAAACAG TGCAGCTACAGCAGCCGCTTTGCGCCCTTAA
- the hnrnpk gene encoding heterogeneous nuclear ribonucleoprotein K isoform X3, translating to METDQQDIKYNSPETNGSSLSPGSCKRPAEDHDGEQAFKRSRNNDQCVELRLLLQSKNAGAVIGKGGKNIKSLRTDYNASVSVPDSSGPERILSINADIETIGDILSKIIPTLEETLQYQHYKGKDFDCELRMLVHQSQAGSIIGVKGVKIKELRESTQTTIKLFQECCPHSTDRVVLLGGKPDRVVECIKIILGLLAESPVKGRAQPYDPNFYDETYDYGGFTMMFDDRGRRPMPFQMRGRGGPHPPSPGYERRGPMGMPNRGGRPMPPPRRDAYDDMSPPTRRGPPPMPRTGRGGRGGGRVLPPPPPPRGNRMADRYDGMGGSGYGGRGGYGDLGGPIITTQVTIPKDLAGSIIGKGGQRIKQIRHESGASIKIDEPLEGSEDRIITITGTQDQIQNAQYLLQNSAATAAALRP from the exons ATGGAGACTGATCAGCAAGATATCAAGTATAACAGCCCAGAGACCAACGGTAGTAGTCTTAGCCCTGGTTCTT GCAAGCGTCCTGCTGAGGACCATGATGGAGAGCAAGCTTTTAAGAGGTCTCGGAATAATGACCAATGTGTGGAACTTCGACTTCTCTTGCAGAGCAAG aATGCTGGAGCTGTGATTGGGAAAGGTGGCAAAAATATCAAGTCATTGCGCACAGAC TACAATGCCAGTGTATCAGTCCCAGACAGCAGTGGCCCCGAGCG CATATTGAGTATAAATGCAGATATTGAGACAATTGGTGACATATTATCGAAGATCATCCCAACTTTGGAAGAG ACCTTACAGTACCAGCACTATAAAGGAAAAGACTTTGACTGTGAACTGAGGATGTTGGTTCATCAAAGCCAAGCTGGAAGCATTATTGGTGTCAAAGGAGTAAAGATAAAGGAACTCAGAGAA AGCACACAGACAACAATTAAATTGTTTCAAGAATGTTGTCCTCATTCAACTGATAGAGTAGTTCTCCTTGGTGGAAAGCCTGATAGAGTGGTTGAATGCATCAAGATTATACTGGGCTTATTGGCAGAG TCTCCTGTCAAAGGACGTGCTCAGCCATATGATCCAAATTTCTATGATGAAACCTATGATTATGGTGGCTTTACAATGATGTTTGATGACAGAGGAAGGCGTCCAATGCCTTTTCAAATGCGTGGCAGGGGTGGACCCCATCCTCCTTCGCCTGGATATGAGCGTAGGGGTCCCATGGGAATGCCAAACAGGGGTGGTAGGCCCATGCCCCCACCCAGAAGAGATGCTTATGATGACATGAGTCCACCAACCCGTAGGGGACCTCCACCTATGCCACGCACAGGAAGAGGTGGCAGAGGTGGGGGCCGTGTCCTcccacctccacctccacccAGAGG GAACAGAATGGCTGACCGATATGATGGCATG GGTGGTTCCGGATATG GTGGCCGTGGCGGATATGGAGATTTGGGAGGGCCAATCATCACTACACAAGTCACAATTCCCAAAGAT TTGGCTGGTTCTATAATTGGCAAAGGAGGTCAGAGAATTAAACAGATTCGTCATGAATCAGGAGCATCCATCAAGATTGATGAGCCACTTGAAGGCTCTGAGGATCGCATAATCACCATTACAGGCACACAGGACCAGATCCAGAATGCACAATATCTGCTGCAAAACAG TGCAGCTACAGCAGCCGCTTTGCGCCCTTAA
- the hnrnpk gene encoding heterogeneous nuclear ribonucleoprotein K isoform X1 yields METDQQDIKYNSPETNGSSLSPGSCKRPAEDHDGEQAFKRSRNNDQCVELRLLLQSKNAGAVIGKGGKNIKSLRTDYNASVSVPDSSGPERILSINADIETIGDILSKIIPTLEETLQYQHYKGKDFDCELRMLVHQSQAGSIIGVKGVKIKELRESTQTTIKLFQECCPHSTDRVVLLGGKPDRVVECIKIILGLLAESPVKGRAQPYDPNFYDETYDYGGFTMMFDDRGRRPMPFQMRGRGGPHPPSPGYERRGPMGMPNRGGRPMPPPRRDAYDDMSPPTRRGPPPMPRTGRGGRGGGRVLPPPPPPRGDLALYGRNRMADRYDGMGGSGYGGRGGYGDLGGPIITTQVTIPKDLAGSIIGKGGQRIKQIRHESGASIKIDEPLEGSEDRIITITGTQDQIQNAQYLLQNSAATAAALRP; encoded by the exons ATGGAGACTGATCAGCAAGATATCAAGTATAACAGCCCAGAGACCAACGGTAGTAGTCTTAGCCCTGGTTCTT GCAAGCGTCCTGCTGAGGACCATGATGGAGAGCAAGCTTTTAAGAGGTCTCGGAATAATGACCAATGTGTGGAACTTCGACTTCTCTTGCAGAGCAAG aATGCTGGAGCTGTGATTGGGAAAGGTGGCAAAAATATCAAGTCATTGCGCACAGAC TACAATGCCAGTGTATCAGTCCCAGACAGCAGTGGCCCCGAGCG CATATTGAGTATAAATGCAGATATTGAGACAATTGGTGACATATTATCGAAGATCATCCCAACTTTGGAAGAG ACCTTACAGTACCAGCACTATAAAGGAAAAGACTTTGACTGTGAACTGAGGATGTTGGTTCATCAAAGCCAAGCTGGAAGCATTATTGGTGTCAAAGGAGTAAAGATAAAGGAACTCAGAGAA AGCACACAGACAACAATTAAATTGTTTCAAGAATGTTGTCCTCATTCAACTGATAGAGTAGTTCTCCTTGGTGGAAAGCCTGATAGAGTGGTTGAATGCATCAAGATTATACTGGGCTTATTGGCAGAG TCTCCTGTCAAAGGACGTGCTCAGCCATATGATCCAAATTTCTATGATGAAACCTATGATTATGGTGGCTTTACAATGATGTTTGATGACAGAGGAAGGCGTCCAATGCCTTTTCAAATGCGTGGCAGGGGTGGACCCCATCCTCCTTCGCCTGGATATGAGCGTAGGGGTCCCATGGGAATGCCAAACAGGGGTGGTAGGCCCATGCCCCCACCCAGAAGAGATGCTTATGATGACATGAGTCCACCAACCCGTAGGGGACCTCCACCTATGCCACGCACAGGAAGAGGTGGCAGAGGTGGGGGCCGTGTCCTcccacctccacctccacccAGAGG TGACCTTGCTCTCTATGGCAGGAACAGAATGGCTGACCGATATGATGGCATG GGTGGTTCCGGATATG GTGGCCGTGGCGGATATGGAGATTTGGGAGGGCCAATCATCACTACACAAGTCACAATTCCCAAAGAT TTGGCTGGTTCTATAATTGGCAAAGGAGGTCAGAGAATTAAACAGATTCGTCATGAATCAGGAGCATCCATCAAGATTGATGAGCCACTTGAAGGCTCTGAGGATCGCATAATCACCATTACAGGCACACAGGACCAGATCCAGAATGCACAATATCTGCTGCAAAACAG TGCAGCTACAGCAGCCGCTTTGCGCCCTTAA